The Candidatus Binatia bacterium genome has a window encoding:
- the murF gene encoding UDP-N-acetylmuramoyl-tripeptide--D-alanyl-D-alanine ligase encodes MLLALNDSDPVQTMMEWTVGDVLRAVGGRGALGERERVAGVTTDSRSVPPGSLFVALRGERHDGHAFVRAALEQGAVAALVNKIPPGTEAARCIVVDDTLKALGDLAAWVRMRERWRVVGLTGSTGKTTTKEMIAAICTRAAGHEKVLKTPGNWNNLVGLPLTILSARGTEDIAVLEMGMNRFGEIRRLTEIARPDVGLITNIGLAHAGGVGGTQAGVAKAKGELVEALEPQATLVVNADDEWVCRIAQKFSGKQVWYGSGGDVQAHWIRDLGANGVVFELDVRGERVKVHLRLLGVHNVSNALAAAAVGVAMGFRVEVIAAGLEDVDAVAGRMQVVRLRNGVTVLDDTYNANPSSVEAALKVLRRFSGRPLVVLGAMLELGGESQRAHRKVGERAAALGVEALVLLGRETEATAEAAEQAGLPSRRIFRCQSHAEAAEVIQQVWRSGDTVLVKGSHGLHMEEVVQLLVKAGNSG; translated from the coding sequence ATGCTGCTAGCTTTGAATGATTCCGATCCGGTGCAGACGATGATGGAATGGACTGTCGGAGATGTTCTCCGAGCAGTGGGCGGCCGCGGCGCTCTTGGCGAACGGGAACGGGTGGCTGGCGTCACTACAGATTCGCGCTCGGTGCCGCCGGGGTCGTTGTTTGTCGCCCTACGAGGGGAGCGCCACGACGGGCACGCATTTGTCCGAGCCGCTCTGGAGCAGGGGGCGGTGGCGGCTCTGGTGAACAAGATCCCACCAGGAACCGAGGCAGCGCGTTGTATCGTCGTGGACGATACTTTGAAGGCCCTAGGGGATTTGGCGGCATGGGTGCGCATGCGGGAACGTTGGCGGGTGGTGGGTCTGACGGGTTCTACGGGGAAGACGACCACGAAAGAAATGATTGCCGCAATTTGTACTCGCGCCGCCGGGCACGAGAAGGTGCTCAAAACACCAGGCAACTGGAACAACTTGGTAGGATTGCCACTGACGATCTTGTCCGCGCGAGGTACGGAAGACATTGCCGTTTTGGAAATGGGCATGAATCGGTTCGGCGAAATTCGCCGGCTGACAGAAATCGCCCGGCCTGACGTGGGGTTGATTACGAACATTGGGCTCGCCCACGCCGGTGGAGTGGGTGGAACGCAGGCGGGCGTGGCGAAAGCCAAAGGTGAGCTTGTCGAAGCTTTAGAGCCGCAAGCCACACTGGTGGTGAATGCCGACGACGAATGGGTTTGTCGCATTGCCCAGAAATTTTCCGGCAAGCAAGTTTGGTACGGGAGCGGGGGCGATGTGCAGGCGCACTGGATTCGAGATTTGGGGGCGAATGGCGTGGTTTTCGAGCTCGATGTGCGAGGGGAGCGCGTCAAGGTTCATTTGCGGCTTCTTGGCGTTCACAACGTCAGCAACGCCTTGGCGGCAGCCGCCGTCGGGGTTGCCATGGGCTTTCGCGTTGAGGTGATCGCTGCCGGTCTGGAGGACGTGGATGCGGTGGCGGGGAGGATGCAGGTGGTGCGGTTGCGGAATGGGGTGACCGTGCTCGACGACACCTACAACGCGAATCCGTCCAGCGTGGAGGCCGCCCTGAAAGTGCTCCGGCGCTTTTCAGGGCGGCCGCTGGTGGTGCTGGGTGCGATGTTGGAGCTGGGCGGCGAGAGTCAGCGCGCTCACCGCAAGGTCGGTGAGCGCGCCGCGGCTCTCGGGGTAGAAGCACTGGTGTTGCTGGGCCGGGAAACTGAAGCCACAGCCGAGGCCGCAGAACAGGCGGGATTGCCGTCGCGCCGCATTTTCCGGTGCCAGAGTCACGCCGAGGCGGCAGAGGTCATCCAGCAAGTTTGGCGAAGTGGCGATACGGTTCTCGTCAAAGGTTCGCATGGCTTACATATGGAAGAGGTGGTGCAGTTACTGGTAAAAGCTGGGAACTCTGGCTGA
- the murD gene encoding UDP-N-acetylmuramoylalanine--D-glutamate ligase, giving the protein MSEAWRARKVLVLGAGVSGVAVARYLQERRGILVDLVDRAPDKVAAKCSNLPLPVRPEEHALESLHEVDLVVTSPGVAPTNAVLRRAVELGIPVWSEIELSYRELDVPIVAVTGTNGKSTTTVLIGEICRQAGVHAFVGGNLGTPLIEAAYQPQYDLVVAEVSSFQLEWVHNFRPYVGVFLNLSPDHLDRYPDLDAYGAAKMRLFARQGSREFAVLNCDDPWVWGHREGIAATVKGFSQQNARDADAVADGDTLRIRDRQGRAWSLDLSQSPLEGTHNRENILAAALTAHCLRLPEAAAQSAIRTIQPLPHRLQFVREWRGIRFYDDSKGTNIGAVEKSLTSFASPIILLAGGYDKGGDYANLGPILRARVRHAVFFGAAGPKWAEQAGRFVPHTLVRHLKEAVRKAAEIAEPGDVVLLSPGCASFDEFENFAHRGRCFRQWVEEL; this is encoded by the coding sequence ATGAGCGAGGCATGGAGGGCGCGGAAGGTTTTGGTACTGGGTGCCGGAGTGTCGGGCGTGGCCGTCGCTCGCTATCTGCAGGAGCGCCGCGGAATCTTGGTCGATTTGGTCGATCGTGCGCCCGATAAGGTCGCCGCCAAGTGCTCCAACCTCCCACTGCCGGTTCGCCCGGAAGAGCACGCTCTGGAGAGCTTGCACGAGGTGGACTTGGTAGTGACCAGTCCAGGTGTGGCGCCTACAAATGCCGTTCTTCGCCGTGCCGTGGAACTCGGCATCCCGGTGTGGAGCGAGATCGAACTTTCCTACCGCGAGCTCGATGTGCCGATCGTGGCCGTTACGGGCACCAACGGTAAAAGTACGACCACCGTGCTGATCGGCGAAATTTGCCGCCAAGCCGGTGTGCACGCCTTTGTCGGAGGCAACCTCGGCACACCGTTGATCGAGGCGGCCTACCAGCCGCAGTACGATCTGGTGGTCGCTGAGGTGTCGAGTTTCCAGCTCGAGTGGGTTCACAACTTTCGGCCCTATGTCGGGGTTTTCTTGAATTTGAGCCCCGATCACTTGGATCGGTATCCAGACCTCGACGCCTATGGGGCAGCCAAAATGCGGCTGTTTGCCCGGCAAGGCTCGAGGGAATTTGCAGTCCTCAACTGCGATGATCCGTGGGTTTGGGGGCATCGGGAAGGCATTGCGGCAACCGTGAAAGGTTTCAGCCAGCAAAACGCTAGGGACGCTGACGCTGTGGCGGACGGTGACACCCTACGGATTCGGGACCGCCAAGGGCGTGCCTGGAGCCTCGATCTCTCCCAGTCTCCGCTCGAGGGCACGCACAATCGCGAGAACATTCTGGCGGCGGCGTTAACCGCGCATTGCCTGCGCTTGCCGGAAGCCGCAGCGCAATCGGCAATCCGGACAATCCAACCCCTACCGCACCGACTTCAATTCGTGCGCGAGTGGCGCGGGATTCGTTTTTATGATGATTCCAAGGGGACCAACATCGGCGCCGTGGAAAAATCGCTGACGAGCTTCGCGAGTCCGATCATCTTGCTCGCCGGGGGATACGACAAGGGTGGCGACTACGCGAACTTGGGGCCAATCCTACGCGCCCGCGTGCGCCACGCTGTGTTTTTCGGCGCTGCCGGGCCGAAGTGGGCCGAGCAGGCCGGTCGCTTCGTGCCGCACACGCTCGTCCGTCACTTGAAGGAAGCCGTGCGGAAAGCCGCGGAAATTGCCGAGCCCGGCGATGTGGTGTTGCTGTCTCCCGGGTGCGCGAGCTTTGATGAGTTCGAGAACTTTGCTCATCGAGGGCGCTGCTTTCGGCAATGGGTGGAGGAGCTATGA
- the murG gene encoding UDP-N-acetylglucosamine--N-acetylmuramyl-(pentapeptide) pyrophosphoryl-undecaprenol N-acetylglucosamine transferase translates to MMRLVLAGGGTGGHLFPGLALAERWVETTGSEVLFIGSVHGLEAKVVPQKGYPFVALPIKGARGRGWRGWLEFAFQLPSSYWRASRTLRQFTPRVVVGLGSYGSVPVILAAWRRRIPVVLLEQNAHPGLANRLLGRLAWRVCTAFEEAGRFFPPEKSVYTGNPVRALGGTPNQRRNDSEGFHVLVFGGSQGARSINRAMVEAVRILRTRRLPLSLLHQTGAADEQWVRREYAELGVPARVYAFIDDMASAYAEADLVVCRAGATTLAELATVGKPAILVPYPFAADDHQRANAEVWVAHGAAEMILDAELSGEALARKIEDLMSDPQRREILARNALRLARPDATNRVLEVCAEVGRRG, encoded by the coding sequence ATGATGCGTTTGGTCTTGGCCGGAGGAGGTACGGGAGGGCACTTGTTCCCGGGGTTGGCACTTGCGGAGCGATGGGTGGAAACGACGGGGAGCGAAGTGCTGTTTATCGGCAGCGTGCACGGTCTGGAAGCAAAAGTGGTCCCCCAGAAGGGCTACCCTTTTGTAGCTCTGCCGATCAAAGGTGCGCGTGGGCGGGGTTGGCGTGGTTGGCTGGAGTTCGCGTTCCAGTTGCCCTCGTCGTATTGGCGCGCGTCGAGAACGCTGCGCCAGTTTACCCCGAGAGTCGTGGTCGGCTTGGGAAGTTATGGTTCAGTCCCGGTGATTTTGGCCGCCTGGCGGCGGCGAATTCCCGTGGTGCTGCTGGAGCAAAATGCGCATCCCGGGCTGGCCAATCGGCTGCTGGGGCGACTGGCTTGGCGAGTGTGCACGGCATTTGAAGAAGCTGGCCGATTCTTCCCGCCCGAAAAGAGCGTCTACACCGGAAACCCGGTGCGTGCGTTGGGTGGAACGCCCAATCAGCGCCGGAACGATTCGGAGGGCTTTCACGTACTCGTGTTTGGCGGAAGCCAAGGCGCTCGCTCGATCAACCGTGCGATGGTGGAGGCCGTACGGATTTTGCGAACGCGTCGCTTGCCGCTTTCGCTGCTCCATCAGACCGGTGCGGCCGACGAACAATGGGTTCGACGGGAGTACGCGGAGTTGGGTGTGCCGGCCCGGGTGTACGCCTTCATTGACGATATGGCTTCGGCCTACGCGGAGGCGGATCTCGTGGTCTGCCGTGCCGGAGCGACCACTTTGGCAGAGCTGGCCACTGTCGGGAAACCGGCGATACTCGTTCCATATCCGTTTGCGGCGGACGACCATCAGCGCGCCAATGCCGAGGTGTGGGTGGCGCACGGGGCAGCCGAGATGATCCTGGACGCAGAGCTGTCCGGCGAGGCTCTCGCGCGGAAAATCGAGGACCTCATGTCGGATCCGCAGCGCCGGGAGATTCTTGCTCGCAATGCGCTGCGGCTGGCGCGTCCGGATGCTACAAACCGCGTGCTGGAAGTGTGCGCGGAGGTGGGAAGACGCGGATGA
- a CDS encoding stage V sporulation protein E, with the protein MNTASPLLGARTARPSFRGRTRALARMRSGDPWLLGAVAVLLALGTVMVLSSSYFFARAAVADPFYYTRRHLAYVTIGLMVAAFASRLHWTFWEQWARVLFALGLTSLLLVLVWGYEEGGARRWLKLGPLPVTVQPVEFVKTILVVYLARYLARRQDRIHLWWEGILPPVCVVGVVLALLYKQPDFGTMVILGATTGAMLLLAGVTRYQIGVLGLVGVALAAVGIWVKPYRFARLLVLWSAWEHERGLGYQVVQSMIAIGSGGISGVGLGASQQKLFFLPAAHTDFIFALIGEELGLVGMALVLGMFSVIALRGLQVARAHEEPFVRFLAAGLTLTLILEAWLNIAVALGMAPPKGLALPFVSYGGSALVGALLRVGILWNLSRQTST; encoded by the coding sequence ATGAACACCGCAAGTCCCCTGCTCGGCGCACGTACCGCTCGCCCGAGCTTTCGCGGGCGGACGCGGGCACTGGCGCGCATGCGTTCTGGCGATCCGTGGTTGTTGGGCGCTGTGGCCGTTTTACTCGCTCTGGGTACAGTGATGGTGTTGAGCTCCAGTTACTTTTTCGCGCGTGCCGCCGTTGCCGACCCATTTTACTACACGCGCCGCCATTTGGCGTATGTGACCATCGGGCTGATGGTGGCCGCGTTTGCCTCGCGCCTGCACTGGACATTTTGGGAGCAGTGGGCGCGCGTGCTTTTCGCGTTGGGTTTGACCTCCTTGCTCCTCGTGCTGGTGTGGGGGTACGAAGAGGGCGGTGCACGTCGTTGGCTCAAGTTGGGACCACTTCCGGTGACCGTGCAACCGGTGGAATTCGTAAAAACGATTCTCGTCGTATACCTGGCTCGTTACTTGGCACGGCGGCAGGATCGGATCCACTTGTGGTGGGAGGGCATTTTGCCGCCGGTGTGCGTGGTGGGGGTCGTCTTGGCGCTTTTGTACAAGCAGCCGGACTTTGGCACCATGGTGATTTTGGGAGCCACCACCGGCGCTATGTTGCTGCTCGCCGGAGTTACACGCTACCAGATCGGGGTACTGGGGTTGGTGGGCGTTGCCCTCGCGGCTGTCGGGATTTGGGTCAAGCCGTACAGGTTCGCGCGGCTGCTCGTGTTATGGTCTGCCTGGGAGCACGAGCGCGGTCTCGGCTATCAGGTCGTCCAGTCAATGATCGCTATTGGTTCGGGCGGGATCAGTGGCGTTGGTTTGGGGGCGAGTCAGCAAAAACTCTTTTTCCTGCCGGCAGCTCACACGGACTTCATTTTCGCCTTGATTGGAGAGGAGCTGGGGCTCGTCGGCATGGCCCTTGTTTTGGGCATGTTTAGCGTGATTGCCCTGCGGGGCTTGCAAGTGGCCCGCGCGCATGAAGAGCCGTTCGTTCGCTTCCTCGCCGCAGGCTTGACCCTAACGCTCATTTTGGAAGCGTGGCTGAACATAGCCGTCGCTTTGGGTATGGCGCCTCCCAAGGGCCTGGCGCTTCCCTTTGTCAGCTACGGGGGTTCCGCATTGGTCGGTGCGTTGCTCCGGGTGGGGATTTTGTGGAACCTCTCGCGCCAAACAAGCACATGA
- the ftsI gene encoding penicillin-binding protein — MTYLSFVSEARLRLLRTLLILMLAAAFVRASYLALWQGEFLERRALQQHLQRVAAPTERGPIVDRNGQLLALTLAAGDVYLRPRQFDPRFAPLLARLLDVSVEMVRQRAASSSPFVWLKRNVPGDKADQLAVLGIPGVGVQPTRRRDYPLGTTAGQVLGSVGVDMQGLTGVEAAYDRFLRYEPGAEAVERDGRGQRLRRGGAYRDPFPGGARVELTLDADLQRATEASLREAVERSRALQGLAIVLDPQTGEVLALAHYPFFDPRERGEAASEKARIRAITDVFEPGSTFKAFVIAAGLQHGVIRSDERLYCEGGRYRVGNRVVRDHEAYGWLSVADVIRHSSNICTAKIGERLGAERLYQALRDFGLHDITGIDLPGEHAFGLRPWEKWARIHLVTTSFGQGVAITPIQLVAAYAALANGGKLLRPHIVRRVVAPDGTVLLERRPEVVASPISPAVAAAVSTLLEGVVNSGTGTRARVEGIRVAGKTGTAQKVEPGTGRYSPRDRIASFIGYLPAEAPRFVILVVIDTPRTATYGGLVAAPVFHEIGEFTADRFGLRMAAAPPLPPPAMASSAPSLQQVSWAGEEALLGMPSFLGLSLREAIRQARRAGWDVAVEGWGYVVDQDPPPGALAAPQRRLRLKLAPPAG, encoded by the coding sequence ATGACATACCTGTCGTTTGTGAGCGAAGCTCGGTTGCGGCTTTTGCGCACGCTCTTAATCCTGATGCTGGCCGCCGCGTTCGTGCGGGCTTCGTACCTAGCTCTCTGGCAGGGAGAGTTTTTAGAACGGCGCGCACTCCAGCAGCACCTCCAGCGTGTGGCCGCTCCCACCGAGCGAGGCCCCATCGTGGACCGCAACGGACAATTGCTTGCGCTCACACTGGCCGCCGGCGACGTCTATTTGCGGCCACGACAATTCGACCCGCGCTTTGCGCCTCTGCTGGCTCGTCTGCTGGACGTGTCCGTGGAGATGGTCCGGCAACGTGCCGCATCCAGCTCGCCGTTCGTGTGGCTGAAGCGGAACGTGCCCGGCGACAAGGCGGATCAACTTGCCGTCCTTGGGATCCCGGGGGTGGGAGTGCAACCGACGCGGCGTCGCGACTACCCTCTGGGGACCACTGCGGGCCAGGTGCTCGGTAGCGTGGGTGTGGACATGCAAGGCCTCACGGGGGTCGAGGCTGCCTACGACCGTTTCTTGCGCTACGAACCGGGTGCAGAGGCCGTGGAACGAGACGGACGGGGGCAGCGACTGCGCCGCGGCGGCGCATATCGCGACCCATTTCCCGGCGGTGCCCGCGTCGAGCTGACGCTCGATGCAGACTTGCAGCGTGCCACCGAAGCCAGTTTGCGCGAGGCAGTGGAACGGAGCCGAGCCTTGCAAGGCCTGGCGATAGTGTTGGACCCGCAAACCGGCGAAGTGTTGGCTCTGGCGCATTACCCCTTTTTCGATCCTCGGGAGCGAGGCGAGGCGGCCAGCGAAAAGGCCCGAATCCGCGCGATCACCGATGTGTTCGAGCCCGGTTCCACCTTCAAGGCGTTCGTGATCGCTGCCGGCCTACAGCATGGCGTGATTCGCAGTGACGAGCGCCTCTACTGCGAGGGCGGCCGCTACCGGGTGGGAAATCGAGTGGTTCGCGACCACGAGGCGTATGGTTGGCTGAGCGTGGCCGACGTCATTCGGCACTCCAGCAACATTTGCACGGCAAAAATCGGAGAGCGCTTGGGCGCAGAGCGGTTGTATCAGGCATTGCGCGACTTCGGACTGCACGACATTACTGGCATTGACTTGCCGGGTGAGCACGCATTCGGCCTGCGGCCGTGGGAAAAGTGGGCTCGGATTCACTTGGTGACGACGAGTTTTGGCCAAGGCGTGGCCATCACGCCGATCCAACTCGTTGCCGCTTACGCGGCCTTGGCGAACGGCGGAAAACTCCTCCGCCCGCATATTGTGCGCCGAGTAGTGGCCCCGGATGGCACGGTGCTTCTCGAACGCCGCCCCGAAGTGGTGGCCTCGCCCATATCTCCGGCGGTGGCCGCCGCCGTGTCGACCTTGCTTGAGGGAGTCGTGAACTCCGGCACCGGCACGCGAGCGCGTGTAGAGGGCATCCGGGTCGCAGGCAAGACCGGCACCGCACAAAAGGTCGAGCCTGGGACCGGGCGATATTCCCCTCGCGATCGCATCGCCTCGTTCATCGGATATTTGCCCGCGGAAGCTCCCCGATTCGTGATTTTGGTCGTCATCGATACTCCTCGCACAGCGACCTATGGCGGCTTGGTGGCTGCACCCGTATTCCACGAAATTGGCGAATTCACCGCAGATCGGTTTGGGCTTCGCATGGCCGCGGCCCCGCCTCTTCCCCCGCCTGCCATGGCTAGCAGTGCTCCCTCCCTGCAGCAGGTCAGTTGGGCGGGGGAAGAGGCGCTCTTGGGCATGCCGAGCTTTCTCGGCCTGAGTTTGCGAGAGGCCATCCGACAGGCGCGTCGCGCTGGCTGGGACGTCGCTGTGGAAGGTTGGGGCTATGTGGTGGACCAGGATCCTCCACCCGGAGCGCTTGCGGCGCCCCAACGCAGACTGCGCCTGAAATTGGCACCCCCGGCAGGCTGA
- the murB gene encoding UDP-N-acetylenolpyruvoylglucosamine reductase, with protein sequence MNQVQATTAFDQELQWSFGQRLKRNEPLARHTSFRIGGPADLWIEVESTSELCFVLQCARRHGTPWWLLGGGTNVLVSDSGVRGLVLRLGRAFSFAEWRENEPLVHVRVGASLPLKKLVLETVERNLTGLEFAEGIPGTVGGGLLMNAGAFGGELAQVVSSVELVTPDAQKMVVPREALRFDYRYFDLPRGTVVTAVEFTLRRAAPEVVQERYRNAKTRRERNQPRGYPNAGSIFKNPPGNFAGRLIEAVGLKGYRLGQAMFSTKHANFIVNLGGARAKEVRALMAEAERRVAEQFGIRLEAEIRLVGDWSE encoded by the coding sequence ATGAACCAGGTCCAGGCAACAACGGCATTCGATCAGGAACTCCAGTGGTCCTTTGGCCAACGATTGAAACGCAACGAGCCGTTGGCGCGGCACACCTCCTTTCGCATCGGCGGCCCGGCGGACCTGTGGATCGAAGTCGAAAGTACCAGCGAGCTGTGTTTCGTTCTTCAGTGCGCGCGCCGACACGGCACGCCCTGGTGGCTCCTCGGGGGAGGGACGAACGTGCTCGTGAGCGACTCCGGCGTGCGGGGCCTGGTGCTGCGACTGGGTCGCGCATTTTCCTTCGCCGAATGGAGGGAAAACGAGCCCCTTGTGCACGTACGGGTCGGCGCCAGCTTGCCGTTGAAAAAGTTGGTTCTCGAAACCGTGGAGCGAAACTTGACGGGCTTGGAGTTCGCGGAAGGTATCCCTGGGACGGTCGGTGGCGGCTTGCTCATGAATGCTGGCGCGTTTGGTGGGGAACTGGCTCAGGTCGTGTCCAGCGTGGAGCTGGTAACGCCGGATGCGCAGAAGATGGTCGTGCCGCGGGAGGCATTGCGCTTCGACTATCGGTATTTCGACTTGCCGCGAGGCACGGTGGTGACCGCTGTGGAATTCACGTTGCGCCGGGCTGCACCGGAAGTGGTCCAGGAGCGTTATCGAAACGCCAAAACTCGTCGCGAGCGCAATCAGCCGCGAGGGTATCCGAACGCCGGGTCTATATTTAAAAACCCTCCGGGGAACTTCGCCGGACGACTGATCGAGGCGGTGGGGCTCAAGGGTTACCGCCTGGGTCAAGCGATGTTTTCCACCAAACACGCGAATTTCATCGTGAACTTGGGCGGTGCGCGCGCCAAAGAAGTCCGCGCCCTCATGGCCGAAGCGGAACGGCGCGTTGCCGAACAATTTGGAATCCGGCTGGAAGCGGAGATCCGATTGGTTGGGGATTGGTCGGAATGA
- the murC gene encoding UDP-N-acetylmuramate--L-alanine ligase yields MKPLYKRARKVHFVGIGGVGMSGIAEVLLRLGYRVSGSDLRESEATRRLASLGARIMYGHDESHVEPDVEVVVISSAVRFSNPEVQRARALKIPVIPRAEMLAELMRTKSGVAVAGTHGKTTTTSLIAAVLSRAGLDPTVVIGGKVHSLGANAHLGNGEIMVAEADESDGSFLLLSPVLAVVTNIDPEHLDFYGTLERAKEAYLDFLNRVPFFGAAVVCVDDANIRALLPNVRKRTISYGTTPDANYVAREVQVEGLQTRFVVEHEGENLGEFVVRMPGRHQALNALAALAVARELEVPLPTVRDALAEFRGIHRRFEVCGEESGVLLVSDYGHHPAEIRATLAAAREGFGRRLVVAFQPHRYTRTRDLFSDFLSAFDAADELFLTEIYPAGESPIEGVSGETLYRALARRGHLDVHFVPNLQELPDRIFPRLRAGDLLLILGAGNIYELVEPMRDRLAQRVAGPTVH; encoded by the coding sequence ATGAAGCCTCTCTACAAGCGGGCACGAAAAGTCCATTTCGTTGGCATTGGCGGCGTGGGCATGAGCGGCATTGCCGAGGTGTTGTTGCGTCTGGGCTATCGGGTGAGTGGCTCGGATCTGCGAGAAAGCGAAGCGACACGTCGCCTGGCGAGCCTTGGAGCCCGGATCATGTACGGCCACGATGAATCTCACGTCGAACCGGATGTCGAGGTCGTCGTTATTTCGTCTGCCGTGCGCTTCTCGAATCCCGAAGTGCAGCGCGCCCGCGCCTTGAAAATCCCGGTCATTCCGCGGGCCGAGATGCTCGCCGAGCTGATGCGCACCAAGTCCGGCGTGGCCGTGGCCGGTACTCACGGCAAGACAACCACCACCTCGCTCATTGCCGCAGTTCTCTCCCGCGCGGGTTTGGATCCAACCGTGGTCATTGGCGGCAAAGTGCACTCGCTGGGAGCCAACGCCCATCTGGGTAACGGGGAAATTATGGTGGCCGAAGCCGACGAGAGCGATGGCAGTTTTTTATTGCTCTCTCCGGTGCTCGCAGTAGTGACCAACATCGATCCGGAACATCTGGATTTCTACGGCACGCTCGAGCGCGCCAAAGAGGCGTACTTGGATTTCCTGAATCGCGTTCCCTTTTTCGGTGCCGCTGTGGTGTGTGTGGACGATGCCAATATCCGCGCGCTTTTACCCAATGTTCGAAAGCGCACGATTTCTTATGGCACGACGCCAGACGCGAACTACGTCGCCCGCGAGGTGCAGGTGGAGGGGCTGCAAACCCGCTTTGTCGTAGAGCACGAAGGAGAAAACCTGGGCGAGTTTGTCGTCCGCATGCCGGGGCGCCACCAAGCACTCAACGCCTTGGCCGCTTTGGCTGTCGCACGTGAACTCGAGGTTCCGCTTCCGACGGTGCGGGACGCTTTGGCGGAGTTTCGTGGAATTCATCGCCGTTTCGAAGTGTGCGGAGAAGAATCTGGGGTGCTTCTCGTGAGCGATTACGGCCACCATCCGGCAGAAATTCGAGCCACACTCGCCGCCGCGCGCGAAGGCTTTGGCCGACGCTTGGTGGTGGCGTTTCAACCGCACCGGTACACCCGCACGCGCGATTTGTTTTCGGACTTTCTCAGTGCGTTCGATGCAGCCGACGAGTTGTTTCTTACGGAGATCTATCCAGCGGGGGAGAGCCCGATTGAAGGTGTGAGCGGCGAGACCTTGTATCGCGCGCTAGCTCGACGGGGGCACTTGGACGTACACTTCGTTCCGAATTTGCAAGAACTTCCCGACCGGATTTTTCCCCGGCTCCGTGCTGGCGACCTTTTATTGATCTTGGGAGCGGGGAATATTTACGAACTCGTGGAGCCGATGCGAGACCGGCTCGCCCAACGTGTCGCCGGCCCGACGGTGCATTGA
- the mraY gene encoding phospho-N-acetylmuramoyl-pentapeptide-transferase: MLYHLLYPLHSSFSAFNVFRYITFRSLIAALLALAISFLMGPWLIRRLKRNQIGQTIRPDGPERHLAKAGTPTMGGTLILFSLLSSTFLLCDLTNFYVWLLLGVSGAFGVIGFVDDYRKIRQGNGRGLTGRQKLLAQFLAAGIVAILLFARPGFSTELYVPFFKNVHPDLGWLYIPFAMLVIVGASNAVNLTDGLDGLAIGPVMTTAFTYGIFAYVVGSPRLAEYLQVPHVAGVAELAVFCAALICAGLGFLWFNAYPAKMFMGDVGSLPLGAALGTVALVTKQEIVLVVAGVVFVAEALSVIFQVASFKLRRKRIFRMAPIHHHFELMGWPEPQIIVRFWIVSVVAALLALSTLKLR; encoded by the coding sequence ATGCTGTACCACCTTCTCTACCCGCTGCACTCCAGCTTTTCCGCCTTTAACGTTTTCCGTTACATTACCTTTCGCTCGTTGATTGCAGCCTTGTTGGCGCTGGCCATCTCTTTTCTCATGGGCCCGTGGCTCATCCGGCGGTTGAAGCGCAATCAAATCGGGCAGACGATTCGGCCGGATGGTCCGGAGCGCCACCTCGCCAAGGCCGGCACTCCCACCATGGGCGGCACGTTGATTTTATTTTCTTTGCTGAGCTCCACATTCCTTCTCTGTGACCTCACGAACTTTTACGTATGGCTACTTTTGGGTGTCAGCGGAGCCTTTGGGGTCATCGGCTTCGTGGATGACTACCGCAAGATTCGTCAAGGAAACGGCCGGGGACTAACCGGCCGCCAAAAACTCCTCGCGCAATTTCTGGCGGCGGGAATCGTTGCCATTCTGTTGTTCGCTCGCCCCGGCTTTTCCACCGAACTGTACGTGCCCTTTTTCAAGAATGTGCACCCCGACCTCGGCTGGTTGTACATCCCGTTTGCGATGCTGGTGATCGTGGGAGCCTCGAATGCTGTGAACCTGACCGACGGCCTGGATGGCTTGGCGATCGGCCCGGTCATGACCACCGCATTTACCTACGGGATCTTCGCATACGTGGTGGGGAGCCCGCGGCTTGCGGAGTACTTACAGGTTCCACACGTAGCCGGCGTGGCGGAACTGGCCGTGTTTTGCGCGGCTTTGATTTGCGCCGGCCTCGGCTTCCTTTGGTTCAATGCTTACCCAGCCAAGATGTTCATGGGAGACGTGGGTTCGCTGCCCCTCGGAGCAGCTCTCGGTACGGTGGCGCTGGTGACCAAGCAAGAAATTGTGCTGGTCGTGGCCGGAGTCGTGTTCGTTGCGGAAGCGCTGTCCGTGATTTTCCAGGTGGCCTCCTTCAAGCTGCGCCGGAAACGCATCTTTCGTATGGCACCCATCCACCATCACTTCGAGCTGATGGGATGGCCGGAGCCGCAAATCATCGTGCGCTTTTGGATCGTCTCCGTGGTGGCGGCACTGCTGGCGTTGAGCACGTTGAAGCTGCGATGA